Proteins encoded together in one Lathyrus oleraceus cultivar Zhongwan6 chromosome 5, CAAS_Psat_ZW6_1.0, whole genome shotgun sequence window:
- the LOC127081892 gene encoding uncharacterized protein LOC127081892: MAKTAQNNQNGGAGGAPDEFRALGKFQRNNPPTFKGSHHLEGTQEWLKVIEKIFRVMACTEAQKAQFVTHMLLEEAEDWWDNTRQILEVIGTEITWVVFRKEFLEKYFPEDVRGKKEMEFLELKQGNMTVAKYAAKFEALVKFCPHYNRDDAKTSKCLKFENGLRPEIKQGNGVSNLLFFVPFGLARFWCYCVWTTFGQKMQGKYAELVNKSRIYDEDSRARSAYYKSISEKKGKGQFRWKPYVTPADKGKQKASYGRKTSGGGAPASVKCFKGGGLGHCANEWSYQYTMLEAKEDGRYCCPY, encoded by the exons ATGGCTAAAACGGCACAGAACAATCAGAATGGGGGAGCAGGAGGAGCTCCTGATGAGTTTCGGGCTTTGGGAAAATTTCAGAGGAACAATCCACCAACTTTCAAGGGTAGCCATCACCTAGAGGGTACACAGGAATGGCTCAAAGTAATTGAGAAGATATTTCGAGTGATGGCTTGCACAGAGGCTCAGAAGGCACAATTTGTTACTCATATGTTGTTAGAGGAAGCTGAGGATTGGTGGGATAACACGCGTCAGATATTGGAAGTTATTGGTACGGAGATAACTTGGGTTGTGTTCAGAAAAGAATTCTTGGAGAAGTATTTCCCCGAGGACGTTCGTGGAAAAAAGGAGATGGAGTTCCTTGAGCTAAAGCAAGGGAACATGACTGTGGCAAAGTATGCTGCGAAGTTTGAGGCGCTGGTGAAGTTTTGTCCCCATTACAACCGTGATGATGCTAAGACTTCTAAATGTCTCAAGTTTGAGAATGGGCTGAGACCAGAAATCAAACAAG GAAATGGTGTTTCCAATTTGTTGTTCTTTGTTCCTTTTGGTTTGGCCAGGTTTTGGTGCTATTGTGTTTGGACAACTTTTGGACagaaaatgcaaggcaag tatgCTGAACTGGTGAATAAGAGTAGAATCTATGATGAGGATAGCAGAGCCCGGTCTGCTTACTATAAGAGTATAAGTGAGAAGAAAGGAAAGGGACAATTTAGATGGAAACCTTATGTAACTCCAGCTGACAAAGGGAAGCAGAAGGCTTCATATGGGAGGAAGACAAGTGGGGGAGGGGCTCCCGCTTCTGTCAAGTGCTTCAAGGGTGGTGGGTTGGGCCACTGTGCTAATGAAT GGTCATATCAGTACACAATGTTAGAAGCCAAAGAAGACGGCCGCTACTGCTGCCCATATTAA